In Erigeron canadensis isolate Cc75 chromosome 1, C_canadensis_v1, whole genome shotgun sequence, a single window of DNA contains:
- the LOC122579456 gene encoding protein PHYTOCHROME KINASE SUBSTRATE 1-like produces the protein MIASKASLTYTNGHTNEERFMLKLTKKKVEDDELGIFGAEKYFKGVLDEEPQRASNGSHYHPDPNSNQPQEKHESHIEYKQKTPSSVRSESSWNSRRGLLVSNNGNDHRKKKSVKSLLVSLGCNCNDEDSIDITDKIVHVKEPVKQPVKGGDIGPKVKSLSNKRAENDVHAKKFEANEVNFTFPVLSMKDVKHPVLPEIQQAAKKSFSLERKLKMLNWDGVTPRAENLDVSRNGLQNDTASDTSSDLFEIESFSTNENNSFFAKQTTENINYAPSEVSVDWSVVTASAADFSTSDDFIVPRTFKSSGILSGCKSHKAVRVSGDEYSMAGGIEKALIMTGPSSQERCRRLDSVTPLAKIQADTKLIGVGSDLHRSQNGFCTTRPIPGTHSVHASHHLYMSKKTSGINHLV, from the coding sequence ATGATTGCATCGAAAGCCTCGTTAACCTACACGAATGGGCACACTAACGAAGAACGTTTCATGCTTAAACTAACGAAAAAGAAGGTAGAAGATGACGAGCTTGGCATTTTTGGAGCCGAGAAGTATTTCAAAGGAGTATTAGATGAAGAACCTCAGAGAGCCTCAAATGGTTCTCATTATCACCCAGACCCAAACTCAAACCAACCACAAGAAAAGCATGAATCACACATTGAATATAAACAGAAAACCCCGTCAAGCGTTCGTTCGGAATCGAGTTGGAACAGTAGGAGAGGGTTATTGGTTAGTAATAATGGCAATGAtcatagaaagaaaaaaagtgtcAAGAGTTTGCTGGTTAGTCTTGGTTGCAACTGCAATGATGAAGATTCAATCGATATCACCGACAAAATAGTGCATGTTAAAGAACCTGTAAAACAGCCGGTTAAAGGTGGTGATATTGGTCCGAAAGTGAAGTCATTATCGAACAAACGGGCAGAAAATGATGTTCATGCAAAGAAATTTGAAGCCAATGAGGTGAATTTCACCTTCCCAGTGTTGTCGATGAAAGATGTGAAGCATCCTGTGCTACCAGAAATTCAACAAGCAGCAAAGAAGTCTTTCAGCCTTGAgagaaaattgaaaatgttgAATTGGGACGGTGTTACTCCAAGGGCAGAAAATCTAGATGTTTCTAGAAACGGCTTACAAAACGATACGGCAAGTGACACGAGCTCGGATTTGTTCGAGATAGAGAGCTTCTCGACCAACGAGAATAACTCATTTTTTGCTAAGCAAACCACTGAAAATATCAATTATGCTCCAAGTGAAGTGAGTGTTGACTGGAGTGTCGTCACTGCCAGCGCGGCAGATTTCTCCACTTCTGACGATTTCATAGTGCCTCGAACGTTTAAAAGTTCTGGGATTCTATCCGGGTGTAAAAGTCATAAAGCGGTGAGAGTCTCTGGTGATGAATATTCTATGGCTGGTGGTATCGAGAAGGCATTGATAATGACGGGCCCTTCCAGCCAAGAAAGATGTCGCCGATTGGACTCGGTCACACCACTAGCGAAGATCCAAGCCGACACCAAATTGATCGGTGTGGGGTCCGATTTACACAGAAGTCAAAACGGATTTTGTACAACACGACCAATTCCTGGGACACATTCTGTTCATGCTTCCCACCACTTATACATGTCCAAAAAAACAAGTGGCATAAATCATTTAGTGTAA
- the LOC122606308 gene encoding sphinganine C4-monooxygenase 1-like translates to MEMKSNNIIMSSISSMSDEFLGTVAPLVVYWVYSGFYMLFFGSGEKYRLHTKKDEDEKNLVSKSTVVKGVLLQQAIQAVVAIILFTVTGEDANSATGKQHSLFDLGRQLLTAMVVLDTWQYFMHRYMHQNKFLYRHLHSQHHRLVVPYAFGALYNHPLEGLLMDTVGGALAFLLSGMSPRFSIFFFSFATIKTVDDHCGLWLPWNLFQILFTNNSAYHDVHHQLYGTKFNYSQPFFAVWDKILGTHMPFSLEKREAGGFQVRPIKVVKDN, encoded by the exons atggaGATGAAgagtaataatattattatgagtAGTATAAGTAGTATGTCAGATGAGTTTCTGGGGACGGTGGCCCCTTTAGTTGTATACTGGGTGTATTCGGGAttttatatgttgttttttgGATCGGGCGAGAAATATCGATTGCACACTAAAAAAGACGAAGACGAGAAGAATCTGGTCTCCAAATCTACTGTTGTGAAAGGCGTCCTCCTTCAGCAGGCCATTCAGGCTGTGGTGGCCATCATCCTCTTCACT GTGACAGGTGAGGACGCAAATAGTGCCACCGGTAAACAGCACTCTCTATTTGATCTCGGCAGACAGTTGTTGACAGCTATGGTGGTTTTAGATACTTGGCAGTATTTTATGCATCGCTACATGCATCAAAACAAGTTCCTGTACCGCCATCTCCATTCTCAGCATCACCGCCTGGTCGTCCCGTATGCTTTTGGAGCTCTTTACAACCATCCGTTGGAGGGGCTCTTAATGGACACCGTTGGCGGAGCTTTGGCTTTTCTTCTCTCAGGCATGTCCCCTCGATTCTCTATCTTCTTTTTCTCCTTTGCTACCATCAAAACCGTCGATGATCATTGCGGGTTATGGCTTCCCTGGAATCTTTTCCAAATCTTGTTCACAAACAATTCCGCATACCATGATGTACACCACCAGCTTTATGGCACCAAATTTAATTACTCCCAGCCTTTCTTTGCTGTGTGGGATAAAATTCTTGGGACTCATATGCCCTTTTCACTTGAAAAGCGAGAGGCCGGCGGTTTTCAAGTAAGACCTATTAAAGTTGTCAAGGATAATTGA
- the LOC122605821 gene encoding protein PHYTOCHROME KINASE SUBSTRATE 1-like: MEMYSSYETNLTLQKQNNLRDVSFSCYLNKAEENMIRNLTNQASDIPNNHHYSIRKKSEEIDVFGAEKYFKGEMIDVDHKTNQGFINISDTTSNLDRSDTQTEEFHRSFSEKQRNDQVSIHTPSVRSSISWNSRSGLLPCTKQAPTKTEKGSKTKKFLSRFGCNCIDKKSTQISEKRYIQVKETTKTVPLSSNFMPKSTKNDYFSFPVLNSSDLNSNTNSDRSNSNTGVLAGNLQGNNNNIKNEQLSLGRKLSLLNDWDVDIPTEDEMYIPSSGMYNNSNDIDSDSSSDLFEIESFSTNGNTSFLPHRASNCYAPSEVSIDWSVVTASAADFDDGGWRNSGGKVPAPENKSDDKKRVGILSGCVNEKAVSVACNDGGVRRRRLSESMAVGGLFRGVKGLTRFDPVTGNYGSDVCPVPESKGRLASQLLYV, encoded by the coding sequence ATGGAAATGTATTCATCATATGAAACCAATCTTACActccaaaaacaaaacaatcttCGTGATGTCTCATTTTCATGTTACTTGAATAAAGCCGAAGAAAACATGATTCGAAACCTCACAAATCAAGCTTCGGACATCCCCAATAATCACCATTACTCCATTCGTAAGAAATCCGAAGAAATTGATGTATTTGGTGCAGAAAAGTACTTCAAAGGTGAAATGATAGACGTCGATCACAAGACAAATCAAGGATTCATTAATATTAGTGATACCACAAGTAATTTGGATCGTTCGGATACACAAACTGAGGAATTTCATCGTAGCTTTTCAGAAAAACAACGAAATGATCAAGTTAGTATACACACACCAAGTGTTCGGTCAAGTATAAGTTGGAATAGTCGTAGCGGGTTGTTGCCTTGTACGAAACAAGCTccaacaaaaactgaaaaaggaAGCAAAACCAAGAAATTTCTTTCTCGTTTTGGTTGCAATTGTATCGACaaaaaatcaacacaaatcagTGAAAAACGATACATACAGGTTAAAGAAACAACTAAAACCGTCCCCTTGTCAAGTAACTTCATGCCAAAAAGCACAAAAAATGATTACTTTAGCTTTCCTGTACTGAATTCGAGCGATCTGAATTCAAATACAAATTCAGACCGCTCGAATTCAAATACAGGAGTTTTGGCGGGTAACTTACAAGGTAATAATAACAACATTAAAAACGAGCAGTTGAGCCTAGGAAGGAAACTAAGTTTATTAAACGATTGGGATGTCGATATCCCAACCGAAGACGAAATGTACATTCCGTCAAGCGGAATGTACAACAACAGCAACGATATCGATAGCGATTCGAGCTCCGACTTATTTGAAATCGAGAGCTTTTCGACTAATGGAAACACCTCGTTCTTACCTCACCGGGCATCTAACTGTTACGCACCCAGTGAGGTCAGCATTGACTGGAGCGTGGTGACGGCGAGCGCCGCAGATTTCGACGACGGTGGGTGGAGGAACTCCGGCGGGAAAGTTCCGGCGCCGGAGAATAAAAGTGATGATAAGAAACGGGTTGGGATCCTTTCTGGGTGTGTGAATGAAAAGGCAGTGAGTGTAGCCTGTAATGATGGTGGCGTAAGGCGGCGCCGTTTATCGGAATCTATGGCGGTTGGGGGTTTGTTTAGAGGAGTAAAAGGTTTGACCCGATTTGACCCGGTAACAGGAAATTATGGGTCGGATGTTTGCCCAGTGCCCGAGAGTAAAGGGAGGCTTGCTTCACAGTTGTTATATGTTTAG